Part of the Vigna angularis cultivar LongXiaoDou No.4 chromosome 1, ASM1680809v1, whole genome shotgun sequence genome, AGACTTGTTAGTTGTGGTCCTctccaaaaaataattaaattttattaaaagatcaTTACTACCAAAcgaaagagaaaattaaaaaactcaATACTACTGTTAATTAGAAATAGAAATCAAACAACCATTGTCCATCAAACATGGTATccaaactatttttaataagttCATACTCATCCAACAAAAAACTCAAAAACACATCCACAAGGAGTGAAACTCCACAACAGAAATTGACAAGTTAGTCTTGCAGGCCTGATAGGCTTTTCTAATAGCCTAAGcctgtttttaattaaataggTTTTCAAAAAGCCTTAGCATGGCCTTAATATTAAACAGGCCAAGTTAGGCCATAGACCCCAACAAGATACCTGTGAAATAGGTGTAGACAAAATCAAGGTGTCCATGAATGATTTTCCTATTCGTAATGCATGAGAATAGAATTTCATTGCTAAGGGTAAATCCTCCTACATATAATTGATCAGAGATAAAGAAGATACCATCATTCCTAACCAGGAAGTCAGTGTGTATTCCCCCAATGGAACAGGCGTCACAGACAGGAAGTAATTTAATAAGCTAAATGGTACAAAAGGAGCAAGCCGAAGGAGTATCGAAATCTGTAATGACAGAAGTTGAAACATTCAGATATTcagttatgaaaaaaaatgaacaggATATCATGAAAATATGATTAAGAAAAAATCTAAGCAATTATCAGTATACATAATAATAGCCtttcttgtttgttttaacAGGCAATCAAAACTATGCATCATAATTCCAGACATGTCACACTATACATAACTACGACCGGTTGCTCTTCTTGAGCCAGATCAGAAACAAGAATTccaaaagaacaaaacaagataaaaacaagtggaatattataaaataaaggtataatacctattttggtcccaatTTTGGTTGGGAATGTTCGAAATGGTCccaattttttgttgttgtttaatgtagtcctaaagaatgtaatttgggttcaatttggtcctttttgcaaacatcgtttaaatcgttaacggaCATATGTCCTACAGAGTGAAATGTCATGTATTTACTTATGTGGAGTCCTTTCTGGCGTTGTGAGttggatttattatttttgaaattctatttCTTTGGAGTCCTTTGCTGCTCTTCTTCTTTGGTGTTGCGCGATCAGAGACAAAGAAAGAGTTTTTCTGTTGCAGATCTGTGCTTGTGATTGTAGGGTTTCTGATGCAAAGAAGGTGTAAGGGAAAGCTTGCTTATGCGCAGCGAGAAGAAACGAAGATAGGATCTTGCCCCTTTTATTCGCGGCGGCTCATGGCGGCGCGATGGTGCTTGCAAGAATGGCCGCTTCAATCTGATTTCTGGGAATGATTTGCAGGGGGTGAATGGAGACAGTGCGAGCGAGTGGAGGAGACTGATGGAGAACACGCAATTCTGTTTCACGTTTTTGCGTTCTGGGTTTGTGCGTCAATGGAGGATTCGCGGTGGTTGTTGGGTTTGTTGTTTTTCTGATTGCAGGTTCGGTGATTGTGGATGGAGAAGATGAAATCGCTATCTGGTGGAGGATCTCGCGACTGACAGTGAGTTTGATGGTGGTGGAGAATGACAGCCTGATAAAGGTTTCATGGTGGAGATGGAAGTCGAGGAAGACgctgaagatgatgatggaGGACTCGCGACTTTGGCGTTCGCGTTCTGTATTGGTGACGGTGGTGGCTACCGGCAGCGACGGTGGTGGCTACCGGCGGCGACGCTGGTGAGAATGATGGGTGGTGGTCCGATGCTGGGTTTGGTGGTCGTCTAGTGACGGCACAATTTCATGGTGGCGGCACAACGTGGCTGACGGTGGCATTGGCTAGGTTAGGGAACTAGGGTTTAtgtggagaagatgatgatgtgtcaAGGGTAGTGACGTGACAACCACTGATTGGTTAATCCAACTCACAACGCCacaaaatgattttcaaaaataataaatccaaCTCACAACGCGACAAATGACTCCATGTAAGCCAATACATGACATTTCACTCTGTAAGTGCACATCAAGACATCTGcccgttaacgatttaaacgacgtttgcaaaaaggaccaaattgaacacaaattacattctttaggacaacattaaacaacaacaaaaaattcgGACCAATTCGAACATTCCCAACCAAAATTGGGACCAAAACAGGTATTATACCTAAAATAAACATCAAAAGCacaaaaacttgaaaaaaagttattgaatGTTGGagatttaataaaatcattcaattattgAGTCTACAAACCTTAAAGCCTGATTTCTGAATTGCAATTGTTACTAATTTAAACTGAGGGTAATCCTTCAACCTTGAAACAACAAGTGATTTCCCAATCTGCGGATAGAAAAATACAGGAATGGCCTCAGGAAACAAATAACTATATAATACAGAAACAAACAATTAGAAGGCTAAGAAGATTTCAAGGACAATGCACATCAAGAAAGGCAAAGGGATAAAGAGCATATTGTACTAGAGAAAAACTTAAATTCATAAGTTTTGCCATAGGAACTAGGAAACTAAAAAGTCAATCAATCATGCCATAACTCTATTTctctttaatttgaaaaaagaaactgATAAATATAAAACTGGGAAACTTACTGTTCTACCAACAAGGAATGCAGCTACAGAGCCAACAGTTGAACCAATAGAGTCAGCAATGAAGCCAATTGGAAGGCCAAATAGATAACCACCCCCAAGCTGAACAAAAAGTATCAGGTAAAGTGACTCAAAAAAATAAGCTTACTTCTTTATCAGATAATTGAAAAGGAGATGTAAAGCATTGAGTGAACTGTTTATAATGCACACAGTTTGTTATACAATAGTGGAGGTGTTTGAAACATGCATCAAATATgaacacaaaatatatattgtaaaagtAATAGTATAGTGAACAATGTTGCCTATTTTGCAGAACTTAAATAGCTAAATGATGACCTGTGacaaattcaatttgaaaatttataagTTCTTAAAGATAGGAATCGCAAATaccaaacaattttttaaagaacATTTATCAACGAAAATGCAGACAGGCCACAGTTCTTAAACAGGTAGTTGAGAATTATATATTCTACAAGAagtacaaatataaaaaattcttacAGTAAGTACAGAGGCTGGAACTGCCAAGATAGTCAATGGTATGTAAACAGCTATCCTGAAAATTACCCAAAAACATAGGTTCACCGTTCACGTATTCAAGTCAGTTGTTAGCTTGATATGCTAATATGCCAATTCGTATATGCTACACATATAAAATTCCTTTTCATGATACTATGAATAGCATAAAGCCTATCATGAATGAAAGCACATGACAATCTCCTGTAAAGATGGCCTTTACAAATTGCAGCCCAAACTAAAGCAATTACATGATAGTAAAGAGTATAATGATTACtagattttaaaaacaaaaggtGATAGTCACCAAGTGGAAATTTCAGTggtgaataattgaaatatactTACAGAGCAAGTGGACCCCATGGCCCAAGATTACTATCAATCCATACCAATAAGTCCTTCAGAATCTGTAGAGCCAAAATAGAGAGTAATAGATTCAAAATCTCTACCCAACCAGAGCTGTTCGGAAAGAAAATTCAAATGCGGTgcttataataaataatacagtAAAAGTAGCATTTTGACTTGTATGCACGAACAAGGGAGTGGGAATTCCCAGTGGTAAAACAAACTCTCTATCCTTTattcttttcctcttttcaCAATAAGAAaccaaaccaaattaaaaaaaaaaaatccccaTTTTCTAatgattttccaaatttaaaaactgCACAATTTGAAACTAAGCGTTATTATCCCGTGATGAAATTCTTGTATGCAAACACCACTTGAAAATTTTCCTACCTCAAGTGAGTAGTAATGAGAGAATCAACTACTATCAAACCCCATTGCATGGAAGAAGCCGCAGACACAAGGTACTGTCAAGGAaattaatcaattgaacaaaaatGCATCCACCCCATTCAATGTTCAAACAAAAAGAACTAAAAGAACTAGATATTTTGTCTTGTACAGGGAAATAGAAGAACCCAGAAGTgaaattggattaaaaaaaCAACCTTGTCAACTGGGAGGGTTGAACAagcaacaacaatggcagcaacgaGGAGTATCAGAAGAGTGATGTTGAGAGCAGAGGTCCACGTGAAAGACATGGTGGTTAGTTCATCCAAGCCCAAGGAAGAAAGGGATGAATCATCACTTAAAATATGGTCCTTTGATCTTATCTGATCATTCTCTCTCCCTTTCTGTCTCCAAAATTTAATTCCTGAACAACACACATGACCGCTTCCTTGCCTCTGTAGGTTACTTACACCTCAACTACTACACTAAACTATTTCTTATTAATGTCCTGATAATGATGTTTTCGTCTATCAATATTTTACCAtgtttagaattaaaaaaaaatatgttcaaCAAGTTTTTACTCTATTCGacactatttttattatttttaattatttttttataaacacaaTTTCAGTTTTATTGtgaccattttatttttataataaacaaattgtcaaatagtaattattagtatgaagatttttttttttaaataactgtcttcattttatttttaacacgagagacatttatttttaaaagaaattgacactatatttataagataactttatatttttattaaatattgtaaatatgtaatttttttatttataaataatgagaagaaaaaattaaattatcatccATAATATTGATACTATTATTTTAACCATATCACGATTTTTCCTGTTTCCTGTTTAGCTGCTAAAACATAAATTCTAACAGCCATAATTCTAATTAGTTTCATAAACCGTGGTTCAAGGattaaaaaatctcaattttttaGTGTTATGTTaacaaactaataataaatttgattttgtatcGGATATAGTGTATATCGAACGGTTATTAATTGTAAGAACCCGGCCATTATCAACCACATCAACTAAAGTCAATCGCGTTAAATAGTGTTGGGCCATAATTGGGCCAACACTTAAGGTAAtaatgagaataaaataatagagaaTGTTTGATTGAAGATCGCAAGATGTTGATAAGCAGTTAAGATATTGATAAAGccatttatgagtaactaaccggATCGTTTATGAGTAACAAACCGGATCTCCAGGTaaggttgtttttatttgatctacGAAAGACTTATAAATACACTGGCAGGCCCAAAGGCCAGGTACGTCTACTACGTTCTATTTATGTTCGATCAGGACTTAAATACTAAACTGTGATAAAGAGTTCATAAAACCCCTCCTAATTTGAGCGAGTGTCTTTTGCACACAACTCAAGCATTGAAAAGCAGCAAAAGCACGTAAGAAACTGCAAATCCTACcgaaacatatttaattttctaaattaaatatttttaattaatacaaaacttttaataatttttttaacggAAAAAATACATTTGTCATAAATACTACCAAACGGTTCAATAATAACTTATTAACCATTGGATAgtaaattataacaaattcataaattataatatataactttaggtttaaaccctcgtttggtcctcatatttgtgtgtcaatctcaagtgagtcatcgtgtttttttttgtctcaatcgGGTCcttaaacttgttaaaatgagccaattaagccctctCCGTTAATTTATTAGTAACATCGTTTGCATGTGATTATGTGGTGCACAGATAATGAGCtcagtttaaattatttaaatacgtGGATAATAGTTTTATGAAAAAAACTATATAGGGAATGAGGGAAGTAGtgattttgattgttttttttttaagttaaacagAAAAAGTGAAATGGGAATTAGGGATTTCATGAGTTAAGGATTTTGCTGTGGTGAGTGAGTGTGAGAATTAGGGCTGGAAAGAATTTGCGAAGGCGAAGACAATCACGTGGTGGTGGAGGAATGAAATTGAAAGTGTTATGTCATTGGAGCCACCAATTGGGTTGATAACTACAATATCCCTCTATTGTCTTCTGATATTAATGTTGTTCGGAGAATTGTCAAACAGTTCAGTGGAAGAGGTGGTGGACTTCCCTCTATACAGGCCATGGCACTTGCACATGGTGAAGGTGTCATTGAGGTAGCCTGTAATTTGTTGGATCCAAATAAAGTTGGTGGTGAAAGAGTACAAGAAGAAGTTGAGAGCCTAGCAAGAGAAGAAGGTATTTCAGTGGAAAAGAGATACTACACAAACTTCTCACAAGATCAAATAATTTCAAGTTACTTCAAGTTGTTTCAAAACAGAATATGAGGTCATTCAATCCTGATTTTTTGGCATATAAAATTACTCTCACACTAGGAAAACTTGGTTTTTGATTGTCAGTTTTGAGATATTGTGTGGTTTATGTccataaaagaagaagaaaaatgttatgTATAAAGAACCTAAAAAAGATAGGTGAGCCTTACCTCACTAATACCTTTTATCTAGTTGAGTACTGGAAATACTCTTTATAATATTAGTTTGGTATCTTGAAGTTTTCTTTGTTGCGAAATTGTATGAGAGGTTGAAGGAGAAGACGAATTCCAAGGGACACTGCATAAAGGCCATTTTTTCCACCACCTCCATTTTTTCCAGAACTCTTCCTAAAGAAAACGAAGATGTTAAACACTTTCGAAATCAGGGTTctttaaatattaagttttaggGCTAACAACATCACACAAGACAATCTAttcacacaacacaacactaatcaaatttaataaacaatgtCTCGTCAACTAAAACAAATTACAGCTCAGCACAGACAAACGGCGTTATTGATAAATTAAcggagagggcttaattgactcattttaacaagtttaaagaCCCGATTAAGACCGAAAAAAACACGATGACCCAtttgagattgacacacaaatatgaagatcaaatgagggtttaaaccataactttaatatcatataaatatattataaatgtaagttaattttacaaaattaattttataaaattgaattaaatattataaatttaaattatatataaaattcacttctttaaatttttatatatttaattaagattGAGGGGTGGAaggtagaattttttttattagttatgtAACAAAAGCCTATTATCAAATGTTAACTcctaattaaaagaaattctttCTTGTTTCACTCATTGAGTGTCTCATGTCAACAACACTTTAATCTGTCCATCTTTggttaaatgattttattatctaTAAATAGGTTAGTTAGACCAATACAAATATATCTATGGTATGTATTAATCGACTACTTTCCCTGCAATTTCCCCAACAGTTAGAgtttaagttaattttgtgTGATGTACTACTTTGTATGTTTGTATCCTATTTACTTTAAACGTGAATCTGCTAAGGTAAGAATCATGATAAAATACAGAAACAGAAAGAAGATGGACCATAAATAGGGTCAATCATTGAAGCTGCTAACAGTCAATAATTAATGGACTGGTGCCAGTGTTATCACAATCACACTTACATTTCACTGCTACTTATTAAATCACGCTACTTATTAAATCACTTTGTCCAATTGTGAAACAAGTCATAAAATTCCATTTAAATCACTTTCaatggaaattttttttatcttttaaattaaatcactGATATAATTTTAACTCCATGCTATGCAATGATGATAGATATTTgcgttaattatatttttataacttttgatCGGAGTTGctaatatattttagaagtatttctttaaaagaataatctatctatctatctatatatatatatatatatatatatatatatatgtgttaaAAGACGTTTATTTACAAAAGAGGATATATTACATAATGTTACGATAAGGTTTAGACTTTAAAATCATGATAGTGTTATAAAaatatggttaaatatgtttttaatccttCAACTATTAAgcgattttatttttgtcttttttttaaattttggtatACTTTGATTCTTGTCTTTaaggaaattataatttttcattttccaaaattAACAGGTTAAAATTAGACTGAGTTGGCTAACAGATTGGacatcattttttctttttctgacaCTAAGTCAATTTTCTTCTCCTCTCCCTCTTTCTTTATCTCCTTCCTTGCATTTGACGTTAAACAACGGAGTTTCTCTCTCAGGGAGGTTGTGGGTTAGAAAAAGGAGATATCTTTCTCTTTCCTCTTTTCCAATTTGGTTTGTTCGCAGGGAGAGCGTTGTCCTTCGTCTTATTCTCTAATCTTGAGTTGGAGTTTTAGAgtaaactttcttcttctttccagATTTTTTCTGGTTCTAATTATCGCGGCAGGAAAAGACATAgttcaaaaatatttgaaaaagatatgttTACAAATTCTATACAAATATCATAAATAATCTACTAGACCACGGCTAGtaatattaagtttaaataaattatctacCGTGTAATCTTTGTATTCAGCTAATCAATATTTTCTCGTAATTGTCAATTATTTTTCGTTATTTCTAGTTCTATATTGTGTTATAGAATATAAGTATTATGAAATTCAATTTAgtttcgtatataattttaaacattacATATTGTGAGTTGAGACATATATCAGTAAAATTATGTTATGATACAAAATCAagattattacaatatttttaacattatctaatatattgtatttaattatcacctttttttttacaaattaactATTACCCATTCAACtattgtaaaaaaatgttttagtatGCAAAGTTCCATAACTTTTTTACTCTCTTTCTCTGGTATCAAACAACTCAAATTAACTCTATCTTCCCTACCATTGCTATTCCCATGACCGTCAAAcaaggaaaaaagaagaagagttgcagaaaaccagaaacagaagataataaaaaattattggagCTGAACCACAAATAATTAATAGACCATGATGAAGTTGAGGATTCCATGTTTCATGGTCAAACATGCCAGAGTAAAAGCGAAAGAGGTGCATGTGTTAGAGATATATTAGTGCTGTATTAAGAAGTTTGGTATAAGTCTGCTGCAATAATGAATTGCAACTATCATCTGCCAACAAGAAGCCATAATTATGAAACTCATTTCTTTCATATCATATAACTAAATAACTAACCACAACCATATAAAGAAGAGATATTCAAAATAAAGAACAATCTTTGAATGATACTATTGATCATATAGATGGTAAAATGCATTTTGAGGAGTTAATGAAATCTTCTGCTAATCTACAAGTGGAAAAATCTCAAGtatacataacaaaaacaaaaatatacgAGCAAGAAAGAATACGAAATCTAACTAGATAGAAACAACAATATCCCAATCTTAATAGTTTTAAACCCAGCAAAAGGGTTTGGTTGAGATGCTATCTGGCACATAGGGCATTGAGAAGAACATGAGATAACATAAGGTCCACAAAATATTGATGTCCAATTTGGCCATCTCTCCACTTCATCTTTGCTGGAGCTCTTCCATAGTGTACTCCATCGTTACAGCGGTTATCAAAATGCCATGGAAATGTCATATCAAAGTTATCAATCACACCAGATACAACTCCTGATTGCTTCAATTTCTCCAACAACACACCATTGAACGCCTCCATCTTGTTAGGATTGAAAGCTAGTGACCTTGCATATCCACCAGTTGCTACTGTAGTCCTGTAAAACACTCTTCCCCATGCTAACCCTCTTTGCTTCACTCCCTTCATAATATCTCTCCAAAAGGATGCTGCATAATCTGCTCCAACAGAGAATGCTCTTATGTTGCGCCAGTGGACGCCATCGTGCAAGCCTGAGTTCATGATCACAGTGTCAGGAATAGTATCTTCTGAGAAGTATTTCTTTATCAAATCTTGAAATCCTTCATCTCTCAGAGAATCCAACCCCAGATAGTTTTGTGTTTCGTTCCAATGCCCATTGAAGATGCTTGTGATCCTAACTGTTTGAGAGGGGTCTTTTGGGTTGGAAAAGTTCCAGTCAAATCTTCTGGGAACAGAACGTATTTCAGGCAAGTCCAACACGAAGTTGAGCATATTCCTTATTGTGTCAACGTGATTTGAATCGCCCCAAAAGAAAATCCATCTGTTCTTCAAGCAATTCCAAGCAGACTCTGCTGAATACAACTTGAATGAACAATGAGTTGAATACACCCACCCATTACTCTCCAAAATTCCCAAGGAACCGTCACACCAAGGAGCTTTGCAAGGAAAATCCGACCCAAGGCACCGGTACCTGCCATCATTTCCTATGGTGCATTCATCATTCTTTCCATACCTTGTCCACCTTCCACTCCACACATCCCTGCTAAAATCAGAGGCCTTGCAAGACTGCAGTTCCGGTAGCTGAACACTGCTTTTGTAGAATCTGATTGCAAAATTTCGTAGCATTCGGTCATAAGAAAACCTCCATGGGGTAAACTTCAGACCTTCAAAGTGTCTATAGAGCAAAATTATGGTGAGATTGTAAACCCCATCAAAATCGGGATGAACCTGCAGTAAGATTGAG contains:
- the LOC108332139 gene encoding uncharacterized protein LOC108332139; its protein translation is MAEKVVISPQWALWAIPMLHWRVGLLTALVLLGMVVVWSIDGCTVRSIFQAWRYQQDYLAVRFHSPNLTVVSPYNAVNFNSDEKLGEKSLLLEGHTSWISSELEPNFTSNLIARWSARGGLPCKDSKAVEISIPGLDGGEVIELSAGDVHEFGFQALDDSGKPRCLGGDYFEADLSGESWKSRPLVKDFSNGSYSILLQVHPDFDGVYNLTIILLYRHFEGLKFTPWRFSYDRMLRNFAIRFYKSSVQLPELQSCKASDFSRDVWSGRWTRYGKNDECTIGNDGRYRCLGSDFPCKAPWCDGSLGILESNGWVYSTHCSFKLYSAESAWNCLKNRWIFFWGDSNHVDTIRNMLNFVLDLPEIRSVPRRFDWNFSNPKDPSQTVRITSIFNGHWNETQNYLGLDSLRDEGFQDLIKKYFSEDTIPDTVIMNSGLHDGVHWRNIRAFSVGADYAASFWRDIMKGVKQRGLAWGRVFYRTTVATGGYARSLAFNPNKMEAFNGVLLEKLKQSGVVSGVIDNFDMTFPWHFDNRCNDGVHYGRAPAKMKWRDGQIGHQYFVDLMLSHVLLNALCAR
- the LOC108323835 gene encoding uncharacterized protein LOC108323835, which produces MSFTWTSALNITLLILLVAAIVVACSTLPVDKILKDLLVWIDSNLGPWGPLALIAVYIPLTILAVPASVLTLGGGYLFGLPIGFIADSIGSTVGSVAAFLVGRTIGKSLVVSRLKDYPQFKLVTIAIQKSGFKISILLRLAPFVPFSLLNYFLSVTPVPLGEYTLTSWLGMMPLTLALVYVGTTLKDLSDVTRGWGEFSKTHLPWIISGLVISVVLMIWVTKVAKSALDKALAECTDTDDNASSPELPIATEPSVDLNQPLINKTDQNEENHEIKFHCVNSFPTPPFKEHSFILN